From Myxocyprinus asiaticus isolate MX2 ecotype Aquarium Trade chromosome 10, UBuf_Myxa_2, whole genome shotgun sequence, the proteins below share one genomic window:
- the LOC127447648 gene encoding kinetochore protein Spc25-like: protein MASIRDYNVVEQFNSRLEEIRTKLLDQAMGEVLNDTAAELCQEHRRYMKSVLDTCIKKCKEDETMFDRIHAYQEDLKDKTSLLREKRTVHLEVGSEIEDKEHHKALLIQRIEKLKRDQAKNRELIQSQNKANKDRLKKLNKCKDVFQKHLSLEIRKIQGEKLQFVFRNISRKDPDIVHTFLLQLDAEGVYHIISCDPPLEKMAYLERRLQETNNFSAFLANVRREFVALHSGAKTA from the exons ATGGCATCTATCCGAGATTATAACGTGGTGGAGCAGTTCAACAGCAGGCTGGAGGAGATCCGGACCAAACTGCTCGATCAGGCGATGGGAGAGGTGCTCAATGACACGGCTGCAGAGCTCTGTCAAGAACACAGACGCTACATGAAATCTGTCTTGG ATACTTGCATAAAGAAATGCAAGGAGGATGAAACCATGTTTGACAGAATACATGCATATCAAGAAG ATTTGAAGGATAAAACATCATTATTGAGAGAGAAGAGGACTGTACATCTTGAGGTTGGTTCGGAGATTGAAGACAAGGAGCACCACAAAGCACTCTTAATTCAGAGGATTGAGAAGCTGAAGAGGGATCAGGCCAAAAACAGGGAAT TGATTCAGTCACAAAATAAAGCCAACAAAGACAGACTGAAGAAGCTGAACAAATGTAAGGATGTCTTTCAGAAACACCTGAGTCTTGAGATAAGAAAAATCCAAG GTGAGAAGCTCCAGTTTGTCTTCAGGAACATCAGTCGTAAAGATCCTGACATCGTCCATACATTCCTCCTACAGCTTGATGCGGAGGGCGTTTACCACA TCATCTCCTGCGATCCTCCACTGGAGAAAATGGCATATCTAGAGCGCAGACTCCAGGAGACAAACAATTTTTCTGCTTTCCTCGCTAATGTCAGGAGAGAGTTTGTGGCACTTCATAGTGGTGCAAAGACGGCCTGA